A genome region from Leptospira langatensis includes the following:
- a CDS encoding RibD family protein has translation MTFPFLFVNMAMTLDGKVCRPDGKWYGLSSRNDKRRMDEIRSEADALILGKNSLLNDDPVTHLRYVEAEKEPRPILLVRSGTLPEDRKVFQFSKVPPLLFCLTKNQEEVRANLSELAEIVPLHGEDLEPEEVLSELASRGYKKVLLEGGPRLNDSFFRKDLVNRLYLTLVPFMIGKSDLPSITGGVFEYSDFDRESWTLTSCESQGQEVFLIYDKKESPL, from the coding sequence ATGACCTTCCCCTTCCTATTCGTAAATATGGCCATGACCCTGGACGGAAAAGTCTGTCGTCCGGATGGAAAATGGTATGGCCTTTCTTCCCGAAATGATAAGCGAAGAATGGATGAGATCCGCTCGGAAGCGGATGCATTGATCCTGGGCAAGAACAGCCTACTGAACGATGACCCAGTCACTCATCTTCGTTATGTAGAAGCGGAGAAGGAGCCGAGGCCCATTCTTCTCGTACGGAGCGGAACCCTTCCGGAAGATCGAAAAGTATTCCAATTTTCTAAAGTTCCACCTCTCCTATTCTGTTTAACAAAGAACCAAGAAGAAGTAAGAGCCAATCTTTCCGAACTCGCAGAGATAGTTCCGTTACATGGAGAGGACCTAGAGCCCGAAGAGGTCTTGAGTGAGCTTGCCTCTCGAGGATACAAAAAGGTCTTATTAGAAGGCGGGCCTAGGTTGAACGATTCCTTCTTTCGAAAAGACTTGGTGAATCGATTGTATCTGACTCTTGTTCCTTTTATGATCGGCAAATCGGATCTGCCGTCGATCACCGGCGGAGTATTCGAATATTCTGATTTTGATCGAGAGAGTTGGACTCTTACTTCCTGCGAATCCCAAGGGCAGGAAGTCTTTCTCATTTACGATAAAAAAGAAAGTCCTCTCTGA
- a CDS encoding (2Fe-2S)-binding protein, translating into MNSSDFSQIDLNALMRPRKVCVCNQVSEEEIVASIKRGNDTLGKLMRDTYCCTGCGTCRNRVIKLLSDTLAPKTQ; encoded by the coding sequence ATGAACTCCTCAGACTTCAGTCAGATAGACCTCAATGCACTGATGCGACCTAGAAAGGTTTGCGTTTGTAACCAAGTCTCGGAAGAAGAGATTGTCGCTTCCATCAAAAGAGGGAACGACACCTTGGGAAAATTAATGAGGGATACCTACTGTTGCACTGGCTGCGGCACTTGCAGAAACAGGGTCATCAAACTGCTTTCCGACACATTGGCTCCTAAGACCCAATGA
- a CDS encoding MFS transporter encodes MQVTKRAPLREIFGWCMFDFANSSYTTVIITVIYCRVFAEVIVPISSNPANPYEDGNFLFGLALCISYLFVVLTGPLFGAISDFSAKKKTFLFWSYISCIISTASLWLVSSPGLWELGFVLIIISNFFFASGENFASSFLPHLGPKEELGKISGYAWGIGYMGGLLSVFIVQTFVVPAMDAAHYESLRYVGPLTAVFFLLGGIPTFLLLKEYQPISQRPDEKGYLSIGFKQLVSTLRSVGYFRDLVIYLISLFFSMAALAIVIAFAFLYGNQEIKITPDQEKALFILLQFFAMIGAIFFGVVQDKIGAKKTFNITLIFWIFCLIGIYFVREITSFVNGLGADISVQWVFVILGTLAGSGVGSTQSASRAIVGIFAPESKSGEFFGLWGLSGKLAAAIGVFAIGILQKIFVLRNAFLVVAVFFFISLLINFFVNEKRGIEKAKEWEKSNGH; translated from the coding sequence ATGCAAGTAACCAAACGCGCTCCATTGCGGGAAATTTTCGGATGGTGCATGTTCGATTTCGCCAACTCGAGTTACACTACCGTAATCATAACCGTTATCTATTGCAGGGTTTTTGCCGAGGTTATCGTCCCAATTTCTTCCAATCCAGCGAATCCCTACGAGGACGGGAATTTCCTCTTTGGCCTCGCATTATGTATTTCTTATCTATTCGTGGTTTTGACCGGCCCTTTATTCGGGGCAATTTCCGATTTCTCAGCAAAGAAGAAGACTTTCTTATTCTGGAGCTATATTAGCTGCATTATCAGCACCGCCTCCCTATGGTTGGTCTCCAGCCCAGGTCTTTGGGAACTCGGTTTCGTTCTGATCATCATATCCAACTTCTTCTTTGCCTCCGGAGAGAACTTTGCCTCTTCCTTTTTGCCGCATTTGGGTCCCAAGGAGGAATTGGGCAAGATCTCCGGCTATGCTTGGGGGATCGGATATATGGGAGGTCTTCTTTCCGTATTTATCGTCCAGACCTTTGTGGTACCGGCCATGGACGCAGCACATTATGAATCCTTAAGATATGTGGGACCTCTGACCGCAGTTTTCTTTCTTTTAGGAGGGATCCCCACCTTTCTACTATTGAAAGAATACCAACCCATTTCCCAAAGACCGGATGAGAAAGGATATCTCTCTATCGGTTTCAAACAACTTGTCTCCACCCTTCGCTCTGTGGGATATTTTAGGGACCTTGTGATCTATTTGATCTCTCTCTTCTTCTCTATGGCGGCTCTTGCCATTGTGATCGCATTTGCTTTCTTGTATGGGAACCAAGAGATCAAGATCACTCCGGACCAGGAAAAGGCTCTCTTTATACTTCTTCAGTTCTTTGCGATGATAGGAGCGATCTTTTTCGGAGTTGTTCAGGACAAGATAGGCGCCAAGAAAACGTTTAATATTACCTTAATATTCTGGATCTTCTGTTTGATCGGGATCTATTTCGTGCGAGAAATCACTAGCTTCGTCAATGGCCTTGGCGCGGACATCTCCGTCCAATGGGTCTTCGTGATCTTAGGTACATTAGCCGGCTCAGGGGTAGGCTCCACTCAATCTGCGAGCAGAGCGATCGTTGGTATATTCGCTCCTGAATCCAAGTCCGGAGAATTCTTTGGGCTTTGGGGTCTCTCCGGAAAACTAGCCGCAGCCATCGGCGTATTTGCGATCGGTATCCTGCAAAAGATATTCGTCTTGAGAAATGCGTTCTTGGTCGTCGCTGTCTTCTTCTTTATTTCCCTTTTGATCAATTTCTTTGTGAATGAGAAGAGAGGAATAGAGAAAGCAAAAGAATGGGAAAAAAGTAACGGGCACTGA
- a CDS encoding LIC13212 family protein yields the protein MKTLIFALISLLLVFVQIDAAPKILTMEEREIERQIEAIRKAGFSDIEIDNLHSSISENIHKINKILQMDTTKKALRYIGDEPQELPQFLKTDRDNKPYLELDMGSGESFWDFPKTYLYNARIFIYPGSNPEKLEKIIMQFKRTNSNGEIFVREMRRVINADPKGPQLSSEGKRTPNNNKEIKLEYYSSYDTEFIWPDTPMQPIGPSVETKLHDETNPLPYNKQKQIIVTYKKYLRRVDKNVRHKLRDLELNQKRLISKMLEFQ from the coding sequence ATGAAAACCCTTATCTTTGCTCTTATCTCTCTTTTGCTAGTATTCGTACAGATCGATGCGGCACCTAAGATCCTTACTATGGAAGAAAGAGAGATCGAACGCCAGATAGAAGCCATCCGCAAGGCCGGGTTTTCCGATATTGAGATCGATAACCTTCATTCTTCCATTTCCGAGAATATCCATAAGATCAATAAGATCCTGCAGATGGACACCACCAAAAAGGCTTTGCGTTATATCGGGGATGAGCCTCAGGAGCTTCCTCAGTTCTTGAAGACGGACAGGGACAACAAGCCGTATCTGGAACTGGACATGGGATCCGGAGAATCGTTCTGGGATTTTCCTAAAACATATTTGTATAATGCGCGTATCTTTATCTATCCGGGAAGTAACCCTGAGAAACTCGAAAAGATCATCATGCAATTCAAACGCACCAACTCAAACGGAGAGATCTTCGTAAGAGAGATGAGAAGGGTGATCAATGCGGATCCGAAAGGACCTCAACTGAGCAGCGAAGGAAAAAGGACTCCTAATAATAACAAGGAGATCAAACTGGAGTACTATTCCAGTTATGATACTGAATTCATTTGGCCGGATACTCCAATGCAACCGATCGGTCCCAGCGTAGAGACTAAATTACACGATGAGACCAATCCACTTCCTTATAATAAACAAAAACAGATTATTGTAACATATAAGAAATATTTGCGCAGAGTGGACAAGAACGTCCGTCATAAACTGAGAGATCTGGAGCTGAACCAGAAGAGATTGATCTCTAAAATGCTGGAGTTTCAGTAA
- a CDS encoding cytochrome C oxidase subunit IV family protein produces MELFLNYALYIIVSIGFLIPFTGFVIGAGAIVNATVAGAIVNFLAQIVEEDKLKSFLDKNKSTRLGQALQKAVDTGKTKLQPAPAKHEEHGHGGHHLISVQTYSLVFAALIVGTVITVLVAQVDFGAMNTVIAMLVATIKASLVLAFFMHLKYDNVMNRVIFGSGFLFLLLLFGFSVADIFTRAKILVSFPY; encoded by the coding sequence ATGGAACTGTTTCTCAACTACGCGCTGTATATTATTGTAAGTATCGGATTCCTTATTCCCTTCACAGGATTTGTAATCGGAGCCGGTGCGATCGTAAACGCTACTGTTGCCGGTGCGATCGTGAACTTCTTGGCTCAAATCGTGGAAGAGGACAAACTCAAGTCCTTCCTCGATAAAAACAAAAGCACTCGTTTGGGTCAGGCTCTACAGAAAGCTGTGGATACTGGTAAAACCAAATTGCAACCTGCTCCTGCTAAACACGAAGAGCATGGACATGGTGGACATCATCTTATTTCCGTCCAAACCTACTCTCTGGTTTTCGCGGCTCTGATCGTAGGAACTGTGATCACCGTTTTAGTAGCGCAAGTCGACTTCGGAGCGATGAACACTGTGATCGCAATGTTAGTAGCGACCATCAAGGCTTCCTTGGTATTGGCCTTCTTCATGCACTTAAAATACGATAACGTAATGAACCGAGTGATCTTCGGGTCCGGGTTCCTCTTCTTACTTCTTTTATTCGGATTCTCCGTTGCGGACATCTTCACAAGAGCAAAGATCTTAGTAAGCTTCCCTTACTAA
- a CDS encoding DUF3052 family protein, producing the protein MAGYSGTPLVKKLGFKEGQVAILLQEPKEFRGLLEDLPENIIFKKKLSGDFDYIHYFCKAKLELADSFPKFPDHLADKGMVWISWPKMSSGVKTDLKEDMVREIGLKTGLVDVKVCAIDETWSGLLFRRRVK; encoded by the coding sequence ATGGCTGGCTATTCCGGTACACCCTTAGTAAAGAAGTTAGGATTCAAGGAAGGTCAAGTTGCGATCTTGCTCCAAGAACCTAAAGAGTTCAGAGGACTATTAGAGGATCTTCCTGAAAATATCATCTTTAAGAAGAAACTAAGCGGAGATTTCGATTATATCCATTACTTCTGCAAGGCCAAGTTGGAGCTAGCGGATTCCTTTCCTAAATTTCCGGATCATCTGGCGGACAAGGGCATGGTTTGGATCTCCTGGCCTAAGATGTCCTCGGGAGTTAAAACAGATCTAAAGGAAGATATGGTCCGAGAGATCGGCTTAAAAACCGGTTTGGTGGATGTAAAGGTTTGTGCCATTGATGAGACCTGGTCCGGTCTTCTTTTTAGAAGAAGAGTGAAATAA
- a CDS encoding LIC_13215 family putative lipoprotein, which translates to MKFLYILIRSFSIYLFAFFFFTAHCIEKVPEVSKTVEIPELGLILNYEGWLYEEFDPNADPKNYSQSKTKKPIKNDQPVKVMFYLFDSDKEKGSEIRTNINFISEAIPSKYSKATLEDYVASIGALYSNMYKDYEVLSVPQRCAFGKNKCMFVEAKFKLTNSDKSKEVHTFQWIFLKESSFYIFTGTVPENELGTKGKKIIGTIQTLSESKTN; encoded by the coding sequence ATGAAATTCTTATATATCTTGATCCGATCCTTCTCGATCTACCTTTTCGCGTTTTTCTTTTTTACGGCCCATTGTATAGAAAAGGTCCCGGAGGTAAGTAAGACAGTAGAGATCCCAGAGTTGGGATTGATATTAAATTACGAAGGTTGGCTCTACGAGGAATTCGATCCGAATGCGGACCCCAAGAATTATAGCCAATCCAAAACCAAGAAACCGATCAAGAACGATCAACCTGTCAAGGTAATGTTCTATCTATTTGATTCCGATAAGGAGAAGGGTTCGGAGATCCGTACAAATATCAATTTTATCTCCGAGGCAATTCCTTCTAAATATTCCAAAGCAACCTTAGAAGATTATGTGGCTTCCATCGGCGCATTGTACTCGAATATGTATAAAGACTATGAGGTACTTTCCGTCCCACAAAGATGCGCGTTCGGTAAGAACAAATGCATGTTCGTAGAAGCAAAATTTAAGCTAACGAATTCCGATAAAAGCAAAGAGGTCCATACCTTTCAATGGATCTTCTTAAAAGAGAGTTCCTTTTATATCTTTACCGGAACGGTTCCAGAAAATGAACTCGGCACCAAAGGAAAGAAGATCATAGGGACCATCCAAACCCTTTCCGAATCCAAGACCAATTGA
- a CDS encoding bacteriohemerythrin, protein MFHESTIEKIRGIWKTFDLSLGIPPIDKQHLWLIGILVDLEQKFESEVGVKLKEDFAISLNKTLDYTIEHFSLEEKLLEKAGFPKLGHHRLQHIRFIAALKRRMNENIEENFAKAAFDLMKNLKKWLFVHILNEDKGYLEWLKIEKNYQNYDWIEDDLKHSPYYEEIQNLYEKVVFSKKQNISPEFLDIGEQNLKAISELWYRYRLKTGIAIVDIQHLWLLHLLVRTEKVYKQKLKQEIDSSELSDELKALIQSVIEYVKEHFNTEESIMSRFNYIGEKSHIKQHEQFNILIADLTDRSESGDLEAIARLLQDLKDWLISHIAVEDKKLFYFFRSRLPEVNEYVRQLNKAEKIHIWKEAVMIYKLLVDYEDISDSKNLSKQHY, encoded by the coding sequence TTGTTTCACGAAAGCACTATCGAGAAGATCCGAGGGATCTGGAAGACCTTCGATCTGTCTTTAGGAATACCGCCTATCGACAAGCAACATCTTTGGTTGATCGGGATCCTGGTCGACCTGGAACAAAAGTTTGAGAGCGAGGTCGGAGTCAAGCTCAAGGAAGATTTTGCTATTTCTTTGAACAAGACTCTAGATTATACGATAGAACATTTCTCTCTAGAAGAAAAACTTTTGGAGAAGGCCGGCTTTCCCAAACTGGGACATCATAGATTACAACATATCCGATTCATTGCCGCTCTGAAGAGAAGAATGAATGAGAACATCGAGGAAAATTTTGCAAAGGCCGCTTTCGATCTTATGAAGAATCTGAAGAAGTGGCTGTTCGTTCATATTTTGAATGAGGACAAAGGCTATTTGGAATGGCTAAAAATAGAGAAGAATTACCAAAACTATGATTGGATCGAAGACGACCTAAAGCATTCCCCGTATTATGAAGAGATCCAGAATTTATATGAAAAAGTAGTCTTTTCAAAGAAGCAGAATATCTCGCCGGAATTCTTGGATATAGGGGAACAGAACCTAAAGGCGATCTCGGAACTTTGGTACAGATATAGGCTGAAAACAGGGATTGCGATCGTCGATATCCAACATCTCTGGCTATTGCATTTGCTTGTTCGAACAGAGAAGGTTTACAAACAAAAGCTCAAACAAGAAATAGATTCCTCCGAATTAAGCGATGAGCTGAAAGCTCTCATCCAGTCCGTGATCGAATATGTAAAAGAACATTTCAATACGGAAGAATCTATTATGAGCCGCTTCAACTATATCGGGGAAAAGAGCCATATCAAGCAGCATGAGCAATTTAATATTCTCATCGCGGATCTCACTGACAGAAGTGAAAGTGGGGATCTAGAAGCGATTGCCAGGCTCTTACAGGACCTAAAGGATTGGTTGATCAGTCATATCGCCGTGGAAGATAAGAAGCTCTTCTATTTCTTCCGATCCAGATTGCCCGAAGTAAACGAGTACGTAAGGCAACTGAATAAGGCGGAAAAGATCCATATCTGGAAAGAAGCGGTTATGATCTATAAGCTCTTAGTGGATTACGAAGATATAAGCGATTCCAAGAATCTGTCCAAGCAGCACTATTGA
- a CDS encoding gamma carbonic anhydrase family protein, with amino-acid sequence MKIHETAFIHPAATAMGMLEMGPYSSLWPGAVARADLNEIILGEGVNIQDNTTLHTDSTGSLLIGDYTLVGHNAMLHGCKIGRGCLIGIGAVVLDEAEIGDGAMIFAGCMIRGGKKIPPRAMVIPKNGDIVIYEKKAKPEMSVAGCLEYIQLAKRFQENIFKPFTKEEEQVFVDQAKAIITRLGI; translated from the coding sequence ATGAAGATCCACGAAACCGCTTTCATCCATCCCGCTGCAACCGCTATGGGAATGCTGGAGATGGGGCCTTATTCCTCTCTTTGGCCGGGAGCCGTTGCTCGCGCCGATCTGAATGAGATCATATTGGGCGAAGGGGTGAATATCCAAGACAACACTACATTGCACACGGACTCTACAGGGAGTCTGCTCATTGGAGATTACACGTTAGTCGGTCATAATGCAATGTTGCACGGTTGCAAGATCGGTAGGGGTTGTCTGATCGGGATCGGTGCGGTGGTTTTGGATGAGGCAGAGATAGGTGACGGAGCAATGATCTTTGCCGGGTGCATGATCCGGGGAGGAAAGAAGATCCCACCTAGGGCCATGGTAATCCCTAAGAACGGGGACATCGTTATCTATGAGAAGAAGGCAAAGCCGGAAATGAGCGTAGCAGGCTGTTTGGAATATATACAACTCGCAAAACGCTTTCAGGAAAATATCTTCAAGCCGTTCACAAAGGAAGAAGAGCAAGTTTTTGTCGATCAAGCGAAAGCGATCATCACTCGATTGGGTATATGA
- the pheT gene encoding phenylalanine--tRNA ligase subunit beta, protein MKLSLDWMNDFAPLGDLALEDILQKIAASICEVDGAEDYFSHLEKVVLVKIESLEKHPQADKLQVAQVTDGKKKIQIVSGAPNLQVGDLVPLAVPGAELAGKKILESELRGVKSSGMLCSEKELGLSEEDAGVMIIRDPEAKPGMILREYLGFRDIILDIDNKSITHRPDLWSHFGFARELAAQLNLKIKFNPLESDWEFSKEVPSPLVKETQFAHSYHSTLVEGVQVLPSNAKIRSRLKKCGVRVINNVVDVSNYLLLEVGQPTHFFDTAKLRSLGKVELEVDYAKKGESFLLLDETSPELDPEILIIRNAGKGVAIAGVMGGVETAVGDSTVSVILESAVFPREFVRKSIRKTGIRSESSVRYEKGLEATTTIPVIKRSLALLKENGCPNIKASLPSGYIHTADKKVSIEVSLDFLNKKLGTEIDQATSDRILKQLSFSTEWKGDTVSVLVPKYRHNYDITIPEDIVEEIGRSLGYASIPVRPLSSNVRPPARNFSRELERLLKRTFSQNLGYNEVFNYSYASAKDNSFEAESKDSIKILNAMPEEQGYLRTSLYPSLLKNVRTNSDRFEKLKIFEFGRTYKKVAEPQNESKWFAWAVSAGRKTNEKDLNLLESDFLEVRSDLEKVLRHLNLRNFEWKSEERSYFHPKASLALYISGNKVAELGYAHPAVLDTAELKKRVILGKFDFASLLSVWSEDRNKNYFAAPSNFPQTEIDLSLVMDINESSSIFSDLAKKEKFPELQDVRVTVVFTGGNLAEDKKSVSYRFRLLSQDKNLTQERIKEITDRLIQVANSAGYPLR, encoded by the coding sequence GTGAAATTATCTTTGGATTGGATGAACGACTTTGCCCCTTTGGGGGACCTTGCCTTAGAGGACATATTGCAAAAGATTGCAGCCTCGATTTGTGAGGTGGATGGGGCGGAGGATTATTTTTCTCATCTGGAGAAGGTGGTCCTTGTAAAGATCGAGTCCTTGGAAAAGCATCCTCAGGCGGACAAACTACAAGTCGCCCAAGTCACCGATGGAAAAAAAAAGATCCAGATCGTATCCGGTGCTCCTAATCTTCAAGTGGGGGATTTGGTTCCTCTAGCGGTTCCGGGTGCGGAGCTGGCCGGAAAGAAGATCCTAGAGTCGGAACTGAGAGGGGTGAAAAGCTCGGGAATGCTTTGCTCCGAAAAAGAACTCGGCCTCTCCGAAGAAGATGCGGGAGTCATGATCATCCGAGATCCCGAAGCAAAACCGGGAATGATCCTAAGAGAATACTTAGGATTCAGAGATATTATATTAGATATAGATAATAAATCTATCACTCATCGCCCTGATCTATGGAGCCATTTCGGATTTGCGAGAGAGCTTGCTGCTCAGCTGAATTTAAAGATCAAATTCAATCCTTTAGAGAGCGATTGGGAGTTCAGCAAAGAAGTTCCTTCACCTCTTGTAAAGGAAACTCAGTTTGCTCATTCCTATCATTCTACATTGGTCGAAGGGGTGCAGGTCCTTCCTTCTAACGCAAAGATCCGTTCTCGTCTGAAAAAATGCGGAGTGAGAGTGATCAATAACGTAGTGGATGTTTCTAATTATCTTCTTCTTGAAGTAGGACAACCCACCCATTTCTTCGATACGGCAAAATTAAGATCTCTCGGCAAGGTTGAATTAGAAGTGGATTATGCGAAGAAGGGAGAATCTTTTCTTCTTCTGGATGAAACTTCTCCGGAACTGGATCCTGAAATTCTCATCATTCGAAATGCTGGAAAGGGAGTCGCCATAGCCGGAGTGATGGGCGGAGTAGAAACCGCAGTGGGGGATTCTACCGTCTCCGTGATCCTTGAGTCCGCCGTGTTCCCGAGAGAGTTTGTAAGAAAATCCATCCGCAAGACCGGGATCCGTTCCGAGTCTTCGGTCCGCTATGAAAAGGGTTTGGAAGCGACGACTACAATTCCAGTAATCAAAAGATCCTTGGCTTTGCTGAAGGAGAATGGTTGCCCAAATATAAAGGCAAGTCTTCCTTCCGGGTATATTCATACTGCCGACAAAAAAGTGTCCATCGAAGTTAGCCTGGACTTCTTGAATAAGAAACTTGGAACGGAGATCGATCAGGCAACATCCGATCGTATCCTAAAACAACTTTCCTTCTCCACCGAATGGAAAGGAGACACTGTTTCCGTTCTCGTTCCAAAATACAGACACAATTACGATATTACAATTCCTGAAGATATAGTAGAAGAGATCGGTCGTAGTCTCGGTTATGCTTCCATTCCAGTTCGCCCTCTTTCTTCCAATGTAAGACCTCCCGCAAGGAATTTCTCCAGAGAATTGGAGAGGCTCTTGAAGAGAACCTTCTCTCAGAATCTGGGATACAACGAGGTCTTTAATTATTCGTATGCTTCTGCCAAGGACAATTCCTTCGAAGCGGAATCCAAGGATTCCATCAAGATCCTGAATGCAATGCCCGAAGAGCAAGGATACTTACGGACCTCTTTATATCCTTCTCTCTTGAAGAATGTTCGGACCAATTCGGATCGATTCGAGAAATTGAAGATCTTCGAATTTGGGAGGACTTATAAAAAAGTGGCAGAGCCTCAGAATGAATCCAAGTGGTTTGCTTGGGCCGTTTCCGCGGGGCGTAAAACGAACGAAAAGGATCTGAATCTGTTAGAGTCTGATTTTCTGGAAGTTCGCTCCGATCTGGAAAAGGTCCTTCGACATCTAAATCTAAGGAACTTCGAATGGAAGTCCGAAGAGAGATCCTACTTTCATCCTAAGGCTTCTCTGGCATTGTATATTTCCGGCAACAAAGTGGCGGAACTGGGATATGCTCATCCGGCTGTACTCGATACAGCTGAATTAAAGAAGAGAGTTATATTAGGAAAATTTGATTTTGCTTCTCTTCTTTCCGTTTGGAGCGAGGATAGAAATAAGAATTACTTTGCGGCGCCTTCTAATTTCCCTCAGACAGAGATCGATCTTTCTTTGGTAATGGATATCAACGAATCTTCTTCCATATTCTCCGATCTGGCAAAGAAGGAAAAATTCCCAGAGCTACAAGACGTTCGGGTCACGGTGGTCTTTACCGGAGGAAATCTGGCGGAAGACAAAAAGTCCGTCTCTTATCGTTTCCGTTTGCTTAGCCAGGACAAGAACCTGACCCAAGAAAGGATCAAGGAGATCACGGATCGTCTCATCCAGGTCGCTAATTCTGCCGGTTATCCTCTGAGATAA